One genomic segment of Fusobacterium nucleatum includes these proteins:
- a CDS encoding YggT family protein, whose protein sequence is MSLLAYSLITIIEKLSWLLYILIMIRVILSWVPTNNNFTELIYNITDPMLKPFKDFLDKYINLPIDFSPLLFIVCLQAVERILIRFIIVVF, encoded by the coding sequence ATGTCACTTTTAGCATATTCACTTATAACTATAATAGAAAAATTAAGTTGGCTTCTTTATATTTTAATAATGATTAGAGTTATTTTATCTTGGGTTCCAACGAATAATAATTTTACTGAGCTTATTTACAATATAACTGATCCTATGTTAAAGCCATTTAAAGATTTTTTAGATAAATATATAAATTTACCTATTGATTTTTCACCATTGCTTTTTATAGTTTGTTTACAAGCTGTTGAAAGAATTTTAATAAGATTTATTATAGTTGTTTTTTAA